In Hymenobacter aquaticus, a single window of DNA contains:
- a CDS encoding CBS domain-containing protein, with the protein MIAEDLLNQMIPPLKVSDSAGKAAKWLEEFHVGQLPVLDNRLYRGLITEADLLDHDQPDEPLTSVAFGFADVHVQRDQHFYSIMELAIQNKVQLVPVLDDKQEYLGVVTVGDTLAAFGQLPIAAGQGGILVLSMDERDYSLTQISRYVEENNAKVLSAHVAQDEHDPYKIRLTLKLNTPNMARITATLERFGYLITAQFSGAGEVGENEQERLDGLLKYLSL; encoded by the coding sequence AGGCAGCCAAGTGGCTGGAGGAATTCCACGTTGGCCAGCTGCCCGTGCTCGACAACCGCCTGTATCGGGGCCTGATTACCGAAGCCGACCTGCTCGACCACGACCAGCCCGATGAGCCGCTGACCAGCGTGGCCTTCGGCTTCGCCGACGTGCACGTGCAGCGCGACCAGCATTTCTACAGTATCATGGAGCTGGCCATTCAGAACAAGGTGCAGCTCGTGCCCGTGCTCGACGACAAGCAGGAATACTTGGGCGTCGTGACGGTGGGCGACACGCTGGCAGCTTTCGGGCAGCTGCCCATTGCGGCCGGCCAGGGCGGCATTCTGGTGCTTTCGATGGACGAGCGGGACTACTCGCTCACCCAGATCAGCCGCTACGTCGAGGAAAACAACGCCAAGGTGCTCAGTGCCCACGTGGCCCAGGATGAGCACGACCCCTACAAAATCCGGCTGACGCTGAAGCTCAATACTCCCAACATGGCCCGTATTACGGCTACGCTCGAGCGGTTTGGCTACCTCATCACGGCCCAGTTCAGCGGGGCCGGCGAAGTAGGGGAGAACGAGCAGGAACGCCTGGATGGGCTGCTCAAGTACCTGAGCTTATAA